A window of Citrus sinensis cultivar Valencia sweet orange chromosome 7, DVS_A1.0, whole genome shotgun sequence contains these coding sequences:
- the LOC102627592 gene encoding probable complex I intermediate-associated protein 30 translates to MSRFRGLWQASLNATKRALTWNLEELMPPSERYIFNFNSKEELKKWHLYSDSEYGGLSSASLEITDSGNGMNGIFSGNLSLDLSEGSKWNISRSGFCGMRSKKFDGFIDLDSYDTIAMKLKGDGRCYISTIYTENWVNSPGQQEDNSWQSFVFVPKDNWYIAKIPLARYLPTWRGNVIDAEMEMNPSRVVGMSLSVNAEGGVPGAKSGPGDFRVEVDWIKALRSELPVQ, encoded by the exons ATGTCAAGATTTCGTGGATTGTGGCAAGCTTCTTTGAATGCTACGAAGAGAG CTCTTACATGGAATCTCGAAGAGTTGATGCCCCCTAGTGAGAGATATATATTCAACTTCAATTCAAAGGAAGAGTTAAAGAAGTGGCATCTATATTCAGATTCTGAATATGGAG GGTTGTCCTCGGCATCTTTGGAGATTACAGATTCTGGAAACGGAATGAATG GGATTTTCTCTGGGAACCTTTCCCTGGACCTAAGTGAGGGTTCAAAATGGAACATCAGTCGGAGTGGATTCTGTGGGATGCGGTCCAAGAAG TTTGATGGTTTCATTGATTTAGATTCATATGATACAATAGCAATGAAGCTGAAAGGAGATGGGAGATGCTACATATCAACT ATTTATACAGAAAACTGGGTGAATTCACCTGGGCAACAAGAAGATAATTCATGGCAATCTTTCGTTTTTGTACCCAAAGATAACTGGTATATTGCAAAG ATTCCTCTTGCGCGATATTTACCAACATGGAGAGGAAATGTTATAGATGCAGAGATGGAGATGAACCCTTCTCGTGTTGTCGGCATGTCTCTATCGGTTAATGCAGAAGGTGGTGTCCCTGGTGCTAAATCTGGACCTGGAGATTTTAGAGTCGAGGTTGATTGGATCAAAGCCTTGAGATCAGAGTTACCTGTACAGTAA